The region GGAGGTGTCCAGGACGTACACGGTGCGCGAGGGGCGGCGCAGATCGTTCTCGTAGGAGGCGAGCAGACCGTCGGCGACCGCGAGGCTGCCCGGGAAGGGCAGTTCACGGCGCTTGGCCGTGGACAGCCGGGCGGCCGGCCGCACCGAGGCCACCACCGGGCGGCGGAAGGTGCGCTCGGTGAGCTGCCGCTGCGCCTCGGTGCCGCGCAGATGGGTGGCGAGCGCATGGGCCGAGTCCCGGGCGTCCTGCGAGGCCGAGGCGAGGACGGTCAGCGGATAGTCGGCGGTGACCACACCGTCCCTGGGGCGGATCACCGCCAGGTCCATGAGGTGGTCGCGGTTCAGGGTGAGCAGCACGGACTCGTAGTTGATCAGGCCGTCGACCGAGCCGCGCCGGATGAACGCGTCCGCCAGCCAGCCGGAGGATCCGGAGGTCAGCTTCTGCCCGGTGAAGAACTCCTTCAGCTTCGGCGTGGCCTTGCGGACGTCCGCCTCCCGCAGCGCCGACTGGGCGCCGGAGAGCCCCGAGGCGATCGAGACCAGCGCGGAGAAGCCGGAGTTGGAGCGCACCGGGTCGGTCATGCCGTACGTCAGCCGGCCGTCCGCCACCGCCCGCTCGATCTCCGACCAGGTGACCCGCTCCGGGTCCCAGCCGAGCCGCTTCAGGGCGGGCATTTTGATGCCGAAGGCGACCGGAGAGGTCATCACCGGGGTCTCGGAGGTGATCTTCTTGGCGGCTTCGGGGCGCAGCCGCAGATAGTCGTTGGAGGAGAGCCAGATGGCGTCGAACGCTCCGGCCGCCGCCCCCGAGGCCACCCGGTCGACCGCGTCCAGCGTGCCGGACCAGGTGGCGTCGACCGTGACACCGGTGGCGGTGCGGGCGGCGTCCAGCACGGGCTTCATATCGGCCAGTTCGCTGCTCGCCAGCACCCGCAGAGTGCCGGCGGACGAGCCCTTTCCGCCCTTTCCGCCCTCGTCGTCCTTCGAGCCGGAGCTGCAGGCGCTCACCAGCGGCAGGGCGGCCGCGAGCCCGAGGGCCAGCAGGCCACGGCGCGGCAGCCCGCCGTCCGCCGTCGCGGTCACTGCAGGGACCCCTCGATGGCGCCTGCCGACCGGGTCCGCTCCAGATAGGCGCTGGCCTGCTGCAACTCGCCGGTCAGGGACTCGACCGTCGCCGCCATCGACTCGGTCGCCTGCACCTTGTAGGTGTCGATCGCGTCCAGCGTGCGGTAGATCTGCTGGAAGGCGTTGCGCAGCGTCTCCGCGCCCACCGCCGGGTCGGCCGCGATCCGCTGGATCTCCCTGCTCTGGGTGGCCAGCATCTCCGCGTTGCCGCGGATCAGGTCCTCCGTCGTCCCGCGCAACGCGTTGACCTGCTCGATCACCTTGCGCTGGTTGTCCAGCGCGGAGGCCAGTATCACCGCGATACGCAGCGCCGAGACGGTCGTGGTCGCCGCCCGGTCGACGCCCTTGACCAGCTCCTCGTTGTTGCGGCGTACGACGTCCATGGCCAGATAGCCCTGGGCGCACACCGCGAGCTGGGTCAGCAGGTCCTGGTGCTTCTGCCGTACGGGGAAGAGCACATCGGCGCGCAGCGCGTCCGCCTGCACCGGATCGGTGGCCTCGACCGTGGCGATCCGCCGCTCGACCGCCGTGTCCAGGGCCTCGGTGAGGATCGCGTACTCCTGGAGCTTGCCCATCGTCTCCCACAGCCGCAGCCGCTCGGTGTGCAGCGCGGCGTTGTCCCGGCGCAGCTCGTCCTGGCCGCCGCGCAGCGAGCCGACGATCTTGTTCAGGGTGCCCTGGGCGGAGGCGTACTTGGCGACGTGATCGCGCAGCTTGTTGCCGCCCGGCAGCTTGGACAGCAGCCGCCGTGCGCCCCCCCCGCTGGGTGTCGCGCGGGTCCAGGTCCTCGACGGTGCGGCGCAGCTGGACCAGTGAGGACGAGACCCGGGTCTGGGCGTCGCCGTCCCCGTCCTTCCCGATCAGACCTTCTTTCGAGGGGACCACCGGGCGCGTTGCTGCGTGCGTATAAGTTCCTGCTGCGGCCTACCGTTCGGCAGGCGCAGGCCCTGACCCAGATGCTGCGGGACCACTGTTCGCTCTATAACGGGGCCTTGCAAGAGCGCCGTGACGCCTGGCGGCACACGTCGAAGACCAGCGTCAGGTACGGTGATCAGTCCGCCCAGATGAGGGAGATCCGGGTGTCCGACCCGGAGCGTCAGGGCCGCTGGTCCTTCTCGAGCCAGCAGGCCACCCTCAGGCGGCTCGACAAGGCGTTCCAGGCGTTCTTCCGCCGGGTCAGGAGCGGCGGAAAGCCCGGATACCCCAGGTTCAAGGGCTTGGGCCACTTCGACACGGTCGTTTTCCCGAAGGACGGGGACGGCTGCCGCTGGGACTCCACCCCCAACGACGCCCACACCCGTGTACGTCTCCAGGGCGTGGGGCACGTGCGGGTGCATCAGCACCATTCCGTGAAGGGCCGGGTCAAGACGGTCTCGGTGAAGCGTGAGGGCAACCGCTGGTACGTGGTCCTCGCCTGCGACGAGGTGCCCGCCGAGCCGCTTCCTGGCACGGGCAGGATCGTCGGCATCGACATGGGCACGGTGCACTTCTTCACTGGCTCCAACGGGGAGCACAAGGAGAACCCGCGATTCCTGGAGTCGATGGCGGAAGAGCTGACCGCTGCCCAGCAGCACCTTGCGACCTTCCCCAAGCGCACCAGACGCCGGACGAAGAAGCACCGGGCTGCGGCCCGGAAGGTGGCCAAGCTGCACGCCGCACCGCCAGCTCGCGCAGTTTTGAGTGATTCGCTGGGGCGTACCCGGCCCTGGGGCCGCCGGCTCAGGTCGCGCCGCCGACTCGGGCCGCGCCTGCTCCCGGCGAGTCCGCTCCCGGCGAGTCCGGCTACGCCTCCGTGAGCCCCAGCGCCGCCGCATGTGCCTCCAGCCGCTCGGCCGCCAGCGTCGAGGCCGCCGTGTCGTCACGGGACGTGGCCACGACCAGGGCCCATCCCGCCAGGGTGTGGGCGCGCTGGTGGAGGGCGGCGATATGCGCCGCGTCCGGCTCCGTCGTCGAGGGGGCCGCACGCAGCGGGGCGTGGCCGTCGCGCAGGCGGGCGGCCTGCTCGGCGAGCCGCTGGGCGGCGTCGTCGAGGCCGGGGTGCGGGGTGCGGGCGCGCAGCTCGTCGGTCACGGTGAGCAGCGCGGTCAGATGTCCGGCCAGCCGGATGTCCAGCTCTTCCTCGCGGGTGCGGTGCGGGAAGTCGGGCGTGGGCTCGGCCATGCTGTGGACCGATTTGGTGCGGATCGGCTCGTACATGGATGGCCTCCAAGGGGTCAGGAGACCATCCTAACTTAGACTCTGTCTAAAGTTGAGCTGAGGCTAAAAAGAGTTGAGCCGGGGCTAAAAGATCAGGGTTGGCCGTATCCGTCCAGGAAGTTCCCGATCCTGGTCACCGCGTCCGCCAGATCCTTCTTGGCGGGCAGCGTGACGATGCGGAAGTGATCCGGCTCCGGCCAGTTGAATCCCGTGCCGTGCACGATCATGATCTTCTCGGCCCGCAGCAGATCCAGCACCATCTGCCGGTCGTCCTTGATCTTGTAGACCTTGGGGTCCAGCTTGGGGAACGCGTACAGCGCGCCCTTGGGCTTCACGCAGGTCACGCCCGGGATCTGGGTCAGCAGGTCGTACGCCGTGTCCCGCTGCTCCAGCAGCCGGCCGCCGGGGAGCACCAGGTCGTTGATCGACTGACGGCCGCCGAGCGCCGTGGCCACCGCGTGCTGCGCCGGCATATTGGCGCACAGCCGCATATTGGCCAGGATGGTCAGCCCCTCCAGATAGCTGGCGGCGTGCGCCTTGGGGCCGCAGACCGCGAGCCAGCCGCTGCGGTAGCCCGCCACCCGGTACGCCTTGGAGAGCCCGTTGAAGGTGAGGGTCAGCAGATCGGGGGCGACGGTGGTGGTCGGGGTGTGGGTGGCCCCGTCGTAGAGGATCTTGTCGTAGATCTCGTCCGAGCAGACGATCAGCCGATGGCGGCGGGCGATGTCGGTGAGCCCGCGCAGCATCTCCTCGCCGTAGACGGCACCCGTGGGGTTGTTGGGGTTGATGATGACGAGCGCCTTGGTGCGGTCGGTGACCTTGCGCTCGATGTCGGCGAGGTCCGGCTGCCAGTCCGACTGCTCATCGCAGCGGTAGTGGACGGCGGTGCCACCGGCGAGTGAGACCGAGGCGGTCCACAGCGGGTAGTCGGGGGCCGGGACGAGCACCTCGTCGCCGTCGTCGAGCAGCCCCTGCATCGACATCTGGATCAGCTCGGAGACGCCGTTGCCGAGGAAGATGTCCTCGACGTCGAGGTCGATGCCCTGGGTCTGGTAGTGCTGCATCACCGCGCGCCGCGCGGACAGCAGCCCCTTGGCGTCGCCGTAGCCGTGGGCGTCGCCGAGGTTGCGGAGCATGTCCTCGAGGATCTCCGGGGGGCATTCGAAGCCGAAGGTCGCCGGATTGCCGGTATTCAGCTTGAGAATGCGGTGTCCTGCCGCCTCCAGCCGCATCGCCTCCTCGAGCACCGGGCCACGGATTTCGTAGCAGACGTTGGCGAGCTTCGTGGACTGGATCACCTGCATGTCGGCCACCCTACGGCGGAGTATCCGGAGCCGCTCGGTGTTTTTGGCCACGTGGACGGTGCGCGGAGGGTGTACGGACGGTGTGCGGGGGCGTCGTGGGGCGGGGTCCGCGACCCCGCGCGCCGTCGCCGGGCCGCTCTCCGCGCCGGGTAACGACTCTGTTTCCGGCGTTAATTTCCGCGAACGAAGGGTTGGCCCGAACGGGGCTCGTGGCTATCGTTCACAGACTTCACCCAATCGTTCGACTGAACGAGTAAGGGAAGGGTGCCCCCGTTCATGTCCCCGTTCACGTCCGAGACCTCCCACCGAACGACCCCCGCCGCGGCCGGGCTGCCCCGGAGGTCGCTTCTCACCACCGCGGCGGCGATCGGCGGTGCGCTCGGCGGCTCCGCCCTGCTGAGCGGCTGCTCAGGAGCCGCCTCCGCGTCCCCGACGAGGGCCGTGCCCACCCGCGGCCCGGCCGGGCGGCCCGACCGCGGCGGCACCCTGCGCATCGCCCGGCCGCCCGCCTCCGATGCCGAGACCCTCGACCCCGCGAGCGCGCTCTCCGCGTACGAATACCTCGGCGCGCTCTACAACCGCCTCGTCCGGATCGGGCCCGACGGCACCGTCGCCCCCGACCTCGCCGCATCCTGGGAGCCCGACGCCAAGGCCACCACCTGGACCTTCCGGCTGCGCCGCGGCGTCACCTTCCACGACGGCCGCGCCTTCACCTCCGCCGACGCCGCCTACACCCTGCGCCACATCCTCGACACCGCGACCGCCTCCCCGCAGGCCCCCGTGCTGTCCCCGCTGGTCGACCCGAAGCGGCTGCGCACCCCGGACGCCCACACCCTCGTCGTCCCGCTGAAGAGCCCGCACGCCGAGTTCCCCAGCCTGCTCACCCACTACAACTGCTACGTGGTCCCGGACGGCAGCGCCCGCTCCATCGGCCGCACCGGCATCGGCACCGGCCCGTTCCGGCTCGAATCCTTCGCCGCCGCCGGGCCCGGCCGGGTCACCGCCTACCCGGACCACTGGGCCGGGCGCCCGGTCCTGGACGCCATCGACTTCTACTCCGTCGCCGATATGCAGGCCCGCTCCAATGCCCTGCTCGCCGGACAGGTCGATCTGCTCTCCCAGACCAATCTCGACTTCGCCACCGCCCGGGTCATCGCCGCCTCCGACCGCGCCACCATCGCCCGCGCCGAGAACGCCCAGTGGTACGTGCTGCCGATGCTCACCACCGAGAAGCCCTTCACCGATGTGCGGGTGCGGCAGGCGATGAAGCTCGCCTACGACCCCGAGCACATCCTGAAGGCCGCCCTCCAGGGCGCGGGCACGGCCGGCTGGGACAACCCCGTCCCGCCGAACGACCCCACCCACACCGCCGCCCACCCCGCCCACGACCCCGAGAAGGCCCGCCACCTGCTGAAGAGGGCCGGGCACGAGCGGCTGGCGGTGGACCTCTACACCTCCTCGTACGACCCGATCTTCACGCCCATGGCCCTCGCCTACCAGGAGTCGGCCGGGCGGGCCGGCATCCGGATCCGGGTCAAGACCGCGGCCGCCGACTCGTACTACACCCAGATCTGGATGAAGAAGCCGCTCATGGCCACCTACTGGTACACCGGGCGCCCCGTCGACCAGCTCCTCAACCAGGTCTTCCGCGGCGGCTCCTCGTACAACGAGACCGCCTGGGCCGACAAGGAGTTCGACGCGCTGCTCGACCGGGCCCGCCGGGAGACCGACGCGGGCCGCAGGCGCGAGCTGTACGGACAGGCGCAGACCCTCGTCGTCGAGCGGGGCGGGGCCATCACCCCGATGTTCGCCGACCGGCTCGTCGGGATCTCCCGGAAGGTGCGCGGCTACGCCGAGCACGGCTTCGAGTTCGACTACCTCCGCATCGGCCTGAAGGGGGCATGAGGGGCATGCTCACCTTCCTCGTCCGCCGCGTGGTCTCCGCGCTGGGCACCCTGCTGCTCTCCTCGGTCCTGGTCTTCCTGGCCGTCCAGGCGCTGCCCGGCGACGTCGCCACCCAGGTGCTCGGCAGGGACGCCACCCCCGACGCGGTCGCCGCGCTGCGCAAGCAGATGGGGCTCGACCAGCCGGCGTGGGAGCGCTACGGCCACTGGATCAACGGCGCCCTGCACGGCGACTTCGGCACCTCGCTCGTCACCACCAAACCGGTGGGCGGCGAGGTCGCCCAGTACCTCGGCAACTCCGCCCTCATCGCCGTCGTCACCATCCTCTTCGCGGTCACCGGCTCCCTCGTCCTCGGCATCGTCGCCGGGCTCTACCGCGACCGCTGGCCCGACCACCTGATCTCCACGGTCAGCCTGATCGGGATGAGCGTCCCCGAATTCGTCGTGGCCACCGTGCTGGTGCTCGCCTTCTCCGTCACGGTGCCGGTGCTCCCCGCCGTGGTGCTGTACGGACCCGGCGCCAGCACCGGGCAGCTCCTCCCGGCGGTCTGGCTGCCCGCCGCCTCGCTCGCGATCGTCATGGCCGCGTACATCGTGCGGATGGCCCGCACCTCGGTGATCGACGTCATGGCCAGCGAATACGTCACCACCGCCCGGCTCAAGGGGCTGTCCACTTGGCGGGTGGTCACCCGGCACGCGCTGCCCAGCGCCCTGCTGCCCACCCTCCACGTCATCGCGCTCAACGTGGCCTGGCTGGTGGGTGGCGTCGCCGTGGTCGAGAACGTCTTCAACTACCCCGGCATCGGCAAGCTGATGCTCTCCTCCGTCCAGAACCGCGACCTGCCCGTCATCCAGGCCATCGCCCTCATCAGCGCCGTCGTCTACGTCCTGTGCAACCTCGCCGCCGACCTCGGCTCCATGGCCCTCAACCCCAAGCTCCGCACCCGAGGAGGGAGGATCCGATGAGTTCGCTGGAAGCGTCTGCTGTCGCCGTGCCGCCCGCGCCCGTCCGGCCCGGCGTGGCCGCCCGCACCTGGCGCGCCGTGCGCTCCTCCCGCCCCACCGCCATCGGGCTCGCGATCGTCGCCGTCCACCTCGTGGTCGCGCTGCTCGCCCCGCTGCTCACCCCCTACCACCCCACCACCGGCGACGCCTCGCACGCGCTGCTCGGGCCCGGCGCGGACCACTGGGCGGGCACCGACAGCTACGGGCGCGATGTGCTGACCCGGGTGCTGTACGGCGGGCGGTACGCGCTCGGCGTCTCCGTCACCGCGACCGTCCTCACCGTCGCCCTCGGCGCCGTCCTCGGCTGCGCGGCCGCCCTGCGCGGCGGCTGGCTGGACGATCTGCTGATGCGCGTCCTGGACGCGGTGCTCTCCATCCCCGCGATCCTCGTCCTGCTGGTGATCGTCACCGCGCTGGGCACCGGATCCGCGGTCATCGTGCTGGCTATCGCCGTCGTCTGCGTCCCCCAGGTGGTACGGGTCGTGCGCGGCGCCGCGCTCGCCGTCGTCCCCCAGGACTACGTCACCGCGGCGCGCGCCCGCGGCGAGAGCACCTGGGCGATCCTGCGGCGCGAGGTGCTGCCCAACATCACCGACGTGGTGTGCGTCGAGTTCGCGATGCGCGCCTCCTGGGTGGTGCTGCTGATCTCCTCGCTGTCCTTCCTGGGCTTCGGCGCCGACCCGCCCACCCCCGACTGGGGGCTGATGGTCTCGGAGAACCGCACCGCCATCACCGTCGTCCCGATGGCCAGCCTCGCGCCGATCATCGCCCTGGCCACGCTGGTGGTCGGGCTCAACCTCGCGGCCGACGGCCTGTCCAAGGCGTGGGGCGTGGACCGGATCCGGGAGGGCTCCTGATGACGGCCATCACTTCGGCGGACGCGACTGGTTCGGCGGAGACGACGCCCATCGTCTCGGTGGACGCCCTGTCCGTGGCCTACCGTTCGGGCGGGTCGGGCGGGCGCGAGGTGCCCGTCGTGGACGAGGTGTCCCTGGAGGTCGGCCCCGGCCGGACGCTGGCCCTGGTCGGCGAGTCGGGCAGCGGCAAGTCGACGGTCGCCGCGACGCTTCTGGGACATCTGCGGCACGGATCGCGGCTGACCGGCGGACGGGTCGCCGTCGAGGGCAAGGACGTCTTCGCGCTCTCCGCGCGGGAGCTGCGGCGGTTGCGCGGCGGTACGGTCGCGATGGTCTCCCAGAACGCGGGCCACGCCCTGACACCGAGCATGCGCATCGGACGGCAGATCGCGGAGGCGGGCGGCGAGGTGCCCGTCACGGACCTGCTGGAGCAGGTCAGGCTGCCGCGCCCGCGCGAACTCGCCCGCCGCTATCCGCATGAACTCTCCGGCGGACAACAGCAGCGCGTGGCCATCGCCATGGCCATCGCGGCCCGCCCCAAGGTGCTCGTCCTGGACGAGCCCACCACCGGCCTCGACGTGATCACCCAGCGCGGGGTGCTGGACCTGATCGGCGCCCTGCGCGAGGAACTCGGCCTCGCCGCCGTCCTGGTCAGCCACGACCTCGGCGTGGTCGCGCACATGGCCGACGAGGTGTGCGTGCTGCGCGCCGGACGGGTCGTCGAGGCCGCCCCCACCCGGCGGCTCTTCGCCGCCCCCGCCGACCCGTACACCCGCCGCCTGCTGGCCAGCGTCCCGCGCGTCGCGGACGCCGGGCTGGCACTGGTGGGCGAGGACGGCACACGCGAGATCCGGCCCCGGGCCGAGGTGCCCGCGGACGCGGCCGAGGCGCTGGACGTACGGGAAGTGACGATCGACTACGGCACCAGCCGCGCCGTGGACGGGGTCTCCTTCAGCGTGCGGCGGGGGGAGGTGCTGGCGCTGGTCGGCGAGTCGGGGAGTGGCAAGTCGACGATCGCGTGGTCGCTGGCGGGACTGCGGGGGGCGTCGGGCGGGACGATGAGGGCTGGGGTGGGGGATGCGGTGGGCGGTGCGTCTGGGGATGCGGCGGTCGGCGCGTCCGGGGGTGTGACGGGGGTTGCGTCGGGCGGTGGGGCGGGGGCTGTGTCGGAGGGTGCGTCCGAGGACGCGTCGGGCGGTGCGGCGAGGGTTGCGTCGGGGAGTGCGTCGGGCGGTGCGTCCGGCGGTGATCTGGGTGCCCCCGCGCGGCGGCGTCCGCTTGCCCTGCGCCGCACCGTGCAGCTCGTCTTCCAGAACGCGGACACCTCGCTCAATCCGCGGCGTTCGGTGGGCGATGCGATACGGCGGCCCCTGCGCTTCTTCGGCTCGGCGGGGTCGAGGGGCGAGGCGGCCTCGCGGGCCCGGCGGCTCATCGCCGACGTCCGCCTCGACCCCGACTTCGCCGACCGGCTGCCCGCGCAACTGTCGGGCGGCCAGCGCCAGCGGATCGGGATCGCGCGGGCGCTGGCCGGGGAGCCGGAGGTGCTGATCGCGGACGAGATCACGACGGCGCTGGATGTCTCGGTACAGGCCGATGTGTTGCGGCTGCTGGACGATCTGCGCCGCGAGCGGGAGTTGGCGTGCCTGTTCATCAGCCACGACCTGGCGGTGGTGCGGGGGATCGCGGACCGGGTGGTGGTGCTGCGGCAGGGGGTGGTGGTGGAGGAGGGGCCCACGGACGCGGTGTTCGAGGGGCCGGGGCATCCGTATACGCGGGCGTTGATGGCAGCGGCGCTGGAGCCGGATCCGGAGGCGGAGGGGGCTGCGGCCTCGGCCCCGGCCGAGGAGTGGGCGGACGCCGCCGAGCCGGGGGCGGTGTGGGATGAGCTGGGCGGGGGCCACCGGGTACGCAGGTGGCGGCCGACGGATGGCTAGCCCCCACCCCGCCCCTTCCCGATACCGGGGCCGGCCCCGCCCCCCGTGGGGAGCGCCCCTTGAGGTCTCGCCGCCGGGTGCGGGCCGGTGGGCGGGTTGTGCCCACCCGTTCCGCGAGCTGCGCGCGGCGCAGTTCAAGCCCCTCCGGCGATTGAGGAGCGGGGTCCGGGGCGGAGCCCCGGTTTCGGGAAGGGGCGGGGTGGGGGCTCGCCCGCCGCAGGCGCACCCGATCCGCAGGCGCACCCGATCCGCAGGCGCACCCGACCCGCAGCCGCACCCGACCCGCAGCCGCATCCGACCCGCAGCAACAACCCACCCCCGCCCCACACCCAACCCCACCCCGTAAGGAGAGGCGTGAAGTACCGCGAGACCTTCGCCCGCGAAGTGCGCGTCGAGGACGTATGGATCCCCACCCGGGACGGGCAAACGCGGCTGCACGCACGCATCTGGCGCCCGACCGACGCCGAGACCGCCCCCGTCCCCGCCCTCCTCGAATACCTCCCGTACCGCAAGAGCGACTGGACCGCACCCCGCGACGCCCAGCGCCACCCCTGGTACGCCGGGCACGGCTACGCCTCCGTACGAGTCGATCTGCGCGGCAGCGGCGACTCCGAGGGCGTGATGCTCGACGAGTACACCGCGACCGAGCTCGCCGACGGCGTCGACGTCGTCAACTGGCTCGCGGAGCAGCCCTGGTGCACCGGCAAGGTGGGGATGTTCGGGATCTCCTGGGGCGGGTTCAACTCCCTCCAGATCGCCGCCCTGCGCCCCGAGCCGCTGAAGGCGATCGTCACCGTCTGCTCCACCGACGACCGTTACGACAACGACGTCCACTACACCGGCGGCGCCGTCCTCGGCATCGACATGCTCGCCTGGGCCGGGACGATGCTGGCGTTCACCGCCCGCCCCCCGCACCCCACCTCGGTCGGCGAGGACCGCTGGCTGCCCATGTGGCGGGAGCGGCTCGACGCGCTCGAGCCGTATCTGCACACCTGGCTCGCCCACCAGGAGCGGGACGACTACTGGCGGCACGGCAGCGTCTGCGAGGACTACGGCGCGATCGAGGCCGCCGTGCTCGCGGTCGGCGGCTGGGCCGATCCGTACCGGGACACCGTGCTGCGCCTGCTGGCACACCTCGACGCGCCCGTGCGCGGGCTCATCGGCCCGTGGTCGCATCAGTACCCGGACCGGGGGCTGCCGCCGGGCCCGGCGATCGGCTTCCTGCAGGAGACCCTGCGCTGGTGGGATCACTGGCTGAAGGACGAGCCCACCGGCGTGCTGGACGAGCCGCCGCTGCGCGCCTGGATCAACGAGCCCGTACCGCCCGCCACCTGGTACGACACCATGCCCGGCCGCTGGGTCGGCGAGGACGCCTGGCCGTCGCCGTCCGTCACCTGGGACGAACGCCCCCTCGGCGGCCCCGCCGACGAGCCGGTGATCGTCCGCTCGCCGCTGCACACCGGGCTGGACGCGGGCCGCTTCTTCCCCTTCGGCAACGCCACCGATCTGCCGCCCGACCAGCGCGAGGAGGACGGCCGCTCGGTCCGCTTCGACTCACAGCCGTTGACAGAGCGGGTGGAAATCCTGGGCCGTCCCCGCGTACGGCTACGCCTGGACAGCGCCACCCCACGCGCCCATGTCATCGCCCGCGTCTGCGATGTGGCGCCCGACGGCTCGTCCACCCTCGTCACCCGTGGGGTGCTCAACCTCTTGTCGAGGAAGGGGCGGGACAAGGCCGTGGAGTGGCAGCCAGGGCGCGAAGAGGACGTGGAGTTCGAGCTGAACGCCACCGGCTACGCCTTCCCGCCCGGCCACCGGATCCGGGTCGCCGTCTCCGACGCGTACTGGCCGTGGGTCTGGCCGCACGGCGAGCGCGGCCGGCTGACCGTACGGCCCGGGGACAGCGCACTGCTGCTGCCCGTACGGGATCCGGGCGCCGACGCGGGCCGCCCGCCCATCGTCTTCGAGGAGCCCGAGCAGGCCGTGCCGCTCGCCGTGACCGTCGACCCGCCCGCCGAACCACGCCCCGAGCGGACCGTCACCCACGATGTGGCCACGGGCGAGTGGGTACTGGACGTGGACCCCAATTACGGCGGCTCCCGCACCTATCCCGACGGTCTGCGCTACGAGGAGAGCGCCCGCGAGACGTACCGCATCCGCTCCGACGATCCGCTGTCGGCCGTGGCAAGCTCTCGGTGGACCATCCGGCTGCGGCGCGGGGCCTGGGCCGCGGAGGTCGTCACCGCCGTGGAACTGCGTGCCACGGCGGAGGAATTCATCATGGACAGCAGCATCGAGGCACGGGCGAACGGAGAGACAGTGGCCACGCGCGCATGGCACCACACCACGCCGAGGACTTCCGCGTGACGTCCCCCGCCGAACGCCGCCCCCCGCGCCGCGCCGTCGAGGCCTCGCGCCGGACCCGGCAGCCCACCGAGGTGCGCCGCCGCCTCATCGTGGAGGCCGCCGTTCCGCTGATCGCGGAGCGCGGCACCAAGGGGGTCGGGGTGCGCGAGGTGGCGGCCGCGGCCGAGGTCTCGGTCGGCACGGTCACGTACCACTTCGAGAGCGTGCAGGAAGTCCTCTCCGAGGCGATGGTGCTGCACATCGAGCGCTACTACGCCGCGTTGAGCGAGGCCGCCGCGACGGCCACCAGCGGCGCGGAGGGGCTGCGGCTGCTCATCGACGCGCTCTTCACGGACGACACGGACCAGCACTGGCGGATGTGGTTCGACTACTGGAACGCGGGCGAACGCGACGAGTCCTTCGCCCGTGGCCAGGCCGAGCGCTACGAGGCATGGCACGGCGAGATCCAGTCCCTGGTCGAACGGGGCCGGGACGAGGGCGACTTCGTATGCGACGACCCGGCCGACTTCGCCCTCCGCTTCTCCGCCCTGGCCGACGGCCTGGCCCTGCGCCGCCTGCGCCAGGCCCCCGCCCTGACCGTGGCGGACGCCCGCCGCCACCTGCGCCGCTTCGTGGCGGCGGAGCTGGAGGGCTGAGCGGAAAGTGTCCCGCCCCTCCCGGCACCGGTACCTGTGCCGGGGGGACAGGGCGCCTCAGGTCACCCGGCGCAGAGGATCAGGCTGATACTGGCGCCTCTGGGCACGGCGTTCGGGCTGTGGGGGGAGACCTCGACGACCGTGCCCGGCTTGCCGTTCTTGCCGCAGTCCACCTCGCTGACCTTGCCGAGCTTGAGCTGCGACTTCAGTAGCTGCTGCTTGGCGAAGTCCAGACTGAGCCCCCCGAAGTCGAGCTTGTACTTGCTGTCCTCCAGCACGACGTAGGCGGCTTCGGGGTCGGCGGCTTCGGGGGCGGCGGTCACGGTGCCGGCGGCGGCGGGCTTCGAGGTGTCCGAACCGCCGTTGATGGAGGCCAGGGCGGTGCCGCCGCCGACCACGACGAGGGCGGTG is a window of Streptomyces violaceusniger Tu 4113 DNA encoding:
- a CDS encoding ABC transporter permease; translated protein: MLTFLVRRVVSALGTLLLSSVLVFLAVQALPGDVATQVLGRDATPDAVAALRKQMGLDQPAWERYGHWINGALHGDFGTSLVTTKPVGGEVAQYLGNSALIAVVTILFAVTGSLVLGIVAGLYRDRWPDHLISTVSLIGMSVPEFVVATVLVLAFSVTVPVLPAVVLYGPGASTGQLLPAVWLPAASLAIVMAAYIVRMARTSVIDVMASEYVTTARLKGLSTWRVVTRHALPSALLPTLHVIALNVAWLVGGVAVVENVFNYPGIGKLMLSSVQNRDLPVIQAIALISAVVYVLCNLAADLGSMALNPKLRTRGGRIR
- a CDS encoding substrate-binding domain-containing protein is translated as MTATADGGLPRRGLLALGLAAALPLVSACSSGSKDDEGGKGGKGSSAGTLRVLASSELADMKPVLDAARTATGVTVDATWSGTLDAVDRVASGAAAGAFDAIWLSSNDYLRLRPEAAKKITSETPVMTSPVAFGIKMPALKRLGWDPERVTWSEIERAVADGRLTYGMTDPVRSNSGFSALVSIASGLSGAQSALREADVRKATPKLKEFFTGQKLTSGSSGWLADAFIRRGSVDGLINYESVLLTLNRDHLMDLAVIRPRDGVVTADYPLTVLASASQDARDSAHALATHLRGTEAQRQLTERTFRRPVVASVRPAARLSTAKRRELPFPGSLAVADGLLASYENDLRRPSRTVYVLDTSGSMNGDRLAQLKRALGQLAGSDVSPTGDRFRDREEVTLMPFGSRVKGVRTHTVPGERPAPVLAAIRADAEALTADGDTAIFSSLQAAYDHLAQRRSALGDDRFTSIVLMTDGENTTGATASDFDAYYRRLRGPERTAPVFPIVFGDSDRSQLQSIATLTGGRLFDATKGSLDGAFEEIRGYQ
- a CDS encoding ABC transporter permease; this encodes MSSLEASAVAVPPAPVRPGVAARTWRAVRSSRPTAIGLAIVAVHLVVALLAPLLTPYHPTTGDASHALLGPGADHWAGTDSYGRDVLTRVLYGGRYALGVSVTATVLTVALGAVLGCAAALRGGWLDDLLMRVLDAVLSIPAILVLLVIVTALGTGSAVIVLAIAVVCVPQVVRVVRGAALAVVPQDYVTAARARGESTWAILRREVLPNITDVVCVEFAMRASWVVLLISSLSFLGFGADPPTPDWGLMVSENRTAITVVPMASLAPIIALATLVVGLNLAADGLSKAWGVDRIREGS
- a CDS encoding pyridoxal phosphate-dependent aminotransferase, whose protein sequence is MQVIQSTKLANVCYEIRGPVLEEAMRLEAAGHRILKLNTGNPATFGFECPPEILEDMLRNLGDAHGYGDAKGLLSARRAVMQHYQTQGIDLDVEDIFLGNGVSELIQMSMQGLLDDGDEVLVPAPDYPLWTASVSLAGGTAVHYRCDEQSDWQPDLADIERKVTDRTKALVIINPNNPTGAVYGEEMLRGLTDIARRHRLIVCSDEIYDKILYDGATHTPTTTVAPDLLTLTFNGLSKAYRVAGYRSGWLAVCGPKAHAASYLEGLTILANMRLCANMPAQHAVATALGGRQSINDLVLPGGRLLEQRDTAYDLLTQIPGVTCVKPKGALYAFPKLDPKVYKIKDDRQMVLDLLRAEKIMIVHGTGFNWPEPDHFRIVTLPAKKDLADAVTRIGNFLDGYGQP
- a CDS encoding ABC transporter substrate-binding protein; its protein translation is MSPFTSETSHRTTPAAAGLPRRSLLTTAAAIGGALGGSALLSGCSGAASASPTRAVPTRGPAGRPDRGGTLRIARPPASDAETLDPASALSAYEYLGALYNRLVRIGPDGTVAPDLAASWEPDAKATTWTFRLRRGVTFHDGRAFTSADAAYTLRHILDTATASPQAPVLSPLVDPKRLRTPDAHTLVVPLKSPHAEFPSLLTHYNCYVVPDGSARSIGRTGIGTGPFRLESFAAAGPGRVTAYPDHWAGRPVLDAIDFYSVADMQARSNALLAGQVDLLSQTNLDFATARVIAASDRATIARAENAQWYVLPMLTTEKPFTDVRVRQAMKLAYDPEHILKAALQGAGTAGWDNPVPPNDPTHTAAHPAHDPEKARHLLKRAGHERLAVDLYTSSYDPIFTPMALAYQESAGRAGIRIRVKTAAADSYYTQIWMKKPLMATYWYTGRPVDQLLNQVFRGGSSYNETAWADKEFDALLDRARRETDAGRRRELYGQAQTLVVERGGAITPMFADRLVGISRKVRGYAEHGFEFDYLRIGLKGA